In one Vidua chalybeata isolate OUT-0048 chromosome 4, bVidCha1 merged haplotype, whole genome shotgun sequence genomic region, the following are encoded:
- the PCM1 gene encoding pericentriolar material 1 protein isoform X12, with amino-acid sequence MATGGGPFEEGMNDQDLPSWSNESLDDRLNNTDWGSQQKKANRSSEKNKKKLSGEGETRLTNDISPESSPGMERRKTRTSHSFPHARYMTQMSVPEQAELERLKQRINFSDLDQRSIGSDSQGRATAANNKRQLNENKKPFNFLSLQINTNKSKDPASGSQKKEGGVSAQCKELFGAALSKDFLQNCQVSAQEDGTGEQAMDSSQIVSRLVQIRDYIAKASSMRDDLVEKNERSANVERLSHLIDDLKEQEKSYLKFLQKMLARENEEDDDRTIDSAVGSGSVGESTSLNIDVQSEASDTTARDPQQEAKEELENLKKQHDLLKRMLQQQEELKALQGRQAALLALQHKAEQAIAVLDDSVVTETTGSVSGVSLTSELNEELNDLIQRFHNQLHDSQTQSVPDNRRQAESLSLTREISQSRNSSMSERQSDEKAQLFNKMRMLQGKKQKMDKLLGELHTLRDQHLNNSSFFPASGSPQRSVDQRSTTSAASGPVGIVTVVNGETNSLASAPYPPDSLVSQNESEEDENLNPTEKLQKLNEVRKRLNELRELVHYYEQTSDMMTDAVNENTKEEEETEESESDSEHEDPQPVTNIRNPQGISTWSEINSNSNVQCGTNNRDGRHLNTDCEINNRSAANIRTLKMSSALDCHNRENDKHLDLPRGEDDEVEEDRVSEDSMSSHRSSLGDVAGDAEFEQKINRLIAAKQKLRQLQNLAAMVQDDDPEPQGAIANASNIGDLLGEVEETKQQPNNVRASSNKLKKDVRLNEKAREKFYEAKLQQQQRELKQLQEERRKLFEIQEKIQVLQKACPDLQLSAGLGNCPANRQTSQATSTPAMNDCNTAGKPLFECDESVPIGNEQLWSEMRRHEILREELRQRRKQLEALMAEDQRRRELAETVSAVAASLKSEGSEAQCTPQQSRTEKTMATWGGSTQCALEEENGDEDCYLSDGVGQAEEEEEDASSLNYSFSVYPNNNIPENAYFVKGNKDRWKNCRPLSADGNYRPVSKARQQQNITMRRQENFRWMSELSYVEEKEQWQEQINQLKKQHEFSVSICQTLMQDQQTLSCLLQTLLTGPYSMMPNNVASSQINLIMHQLNQCYTQLNWQQNNVQRLKQMLSDLMQQQEQQCQEKPSRKERGSSAPPPPSPVFCPFNYPPQPVNLFSVPGFTNYSSFAPGINCNPVFPCGFGDFAHNVSPRSSEQQEQQHPLDPNTAGKTEYMAFPKPFESNSSNGGEKQRRNHRQPEEEMEKRSTWLDDSQEMKKDDQSQLNAGFAVSVQNIASSHKNQCDVNRRREFDEESLESFSSMPDPIDPTTVTKTFRSRKASAQASLASKDKTPKSKNKRKSSSQLKGRIKNTGYESASASSVCEPSKNNKSRHSDDVVHAKVFSKRNQEQLEKIIKYSRSTEMSSAHARRILQQSNRNACIEAPETGSDLSMFEALRDTIYSEVATLISQNESRPHFLIELFHELQLLNTDYLRQRALYALQDIVTRHLCEKNEKGKCAKSLNSTTWVASNSELTPSESLASTDDETFGKNFSTEACQDCEQPDADNGSIMSTSSNFEPFATDDLGNTVIHLDKALSWMRAYERMKVEAESTLDSEGCSSNFQGASTAKLEGPGTGECQSGPQSGDVSSVPCPRIDTQQLDRQIKAIMKEVIPFLKEHMDEVCSSQLLTSVRRMVLTLTQQNDESKEFVKFFHKQLGSILQDLLAKFAGRKLKDCGEDLLVEISEVLFNELAFFKLMQDLDNNSISVKQRCKRKIETTEVMQSYAKEAKKGLQVDVCSSVEDVDEDKDKDETETAKQVPDSEVCACNGVPESIRSDASDQEEDEESESGPVAISLSKAETQALTNYGSGEDENEDEEIEFEEGPVDVQTSLQASSETTENEQTSNQELSKAKNSEILSSEQEPVNVKGEQDVAATVHHYLSVMENTPALIVNTPESFITATVKTEGLSSSLAVNETQTPDTTCAENKSAASSESSMAGSPDTESPVLVNEYEPGSGNVSQKSDEDDFVKVEDLPLKLAVYSEADIMKKMETEAQTKSLSDELLDGGGAQDQELVGDAQTLKEPETFGAQNA; translated from the exons acaagaaaaagcttAGTGGAGAAGGTGAAACGAGACTTACTAATGACATATCTCCAGAATCTTCACCTGGAATGGAACGACGCAAGACCAGAACTTCTCATAGCTTTCCTCATGCTCGATACATGACTCAGATGTCTGTTCCAGAGCAGGCTGAACTAGAAAGGCTTAAACAAAGAATAAACTTCAGTGATCTGGATCAG AGAAGCATTGGAAGTGATTCTCAAGGCAGGGCAACGGCTGCTAATAACAAACGTCAgcttaatgaaaacaaaaaaccattCAACTTCCTGTCACTGCAGATTAACACTAACAAAAGCAAAGATCCTGCCTCAGGTTcccaaaaaaaggaaggtgGGGTATCAGCGCAATGTAAAGAGTTGTTTGGAGCTGCTCTAAGCAAGGATTTCTTGCAAAATTGTCAAGTGTCTGCTCAAGAAGATGGAACGGGAGAACAAGCGATGGATAGTAGCCAG ATTGTGAGCAGACTAGTTCAGATTCGCGACTATATTGCTAAGGCCAGCTCCATGCGGGATGATCTtgtagagaaaaatgaaagatcGGCCAATGTTGAGCGTTTATCACACCTTATAGATGACCTTAAAGAGCAGGAGAAATCCTATCTGAAATTTTTGCAAAAGATGCTT gctAGAGAAAATGAGGAGGATGATGATCGGACTATAGATTCAGCTGTGGGATCTGGTTCTGTAGGTGAGAGCACATCGCTAAACATTGATGTGCAGTCTGAGGCTTCAGATACCACG GCCAGAGATCCTCAACAGGAAGCTAAAGAGGAGTTGGAGAACTTGAAGAAACAGCATGATTTATTGAAAAGAATGCTACAACAGCAGGAGGAATTAAAGGCTCTTCAAGGAAGACAGGCAGCTCTTCTTGCTTTGCAGCATAAAGCAGAGCAAGCGATTGCTGTCCTGGATGATTCTG TTGTAACAGAAACTACAGGTAGTGTTTCAGGAGTGAGTCTTACATCAGAACTGAATGAAGAATTGAATGACTTAATTCAACGCTTTCACAACCAACTTCATGATTCACAG ACACAGTCTGTGCCTGACAATAGAAGGCAAGCAGAAAGCCTTTCACTTACCAGAGAGATTTCACAAAGCAGAAACTCTTCAATGTCTGAACGCCAGTCAGATGAGAAGGCACAGCTTTTTAACAAGATGCGAATGTTGCAGggtaaaaagcaaaaaatggaCAAACTATTAGGAGAACTTCATACACTTCGTGACCAACATCTAAATAACTCTTCCT ttTTTCCTGCTTCAGGTTCTCCTCAAAGGAGTGTTGATCAAAGAAGTACAACTTCAGCTGCTTCTGGTCCTGTAGGCATAGTAACTGTTGTCAACGGTGAAACAAATAGTCTGGCATCTGCTCCCTATCCTCCTGATTCCCTGGTTTCTCAAAATGAGAGTGAAGAGGATGAAAATCTAAATCCGACAGAAAAGCTTCA gaaGCTAAATGAGGTTCGTAAGAGACTGAATGAGTTACGTGAGTTAGTTCACTACTATGAGCAGACGTCTGATATGATGACAGATGCTGTGAATGAAAACActaaggaggaggaagaaacagaagaatcaGAAAGTGATTCTGAGCATGAGGATCCACAGCCTGTTACTAATATTAG AAACCCTCAAGGAATCAGTACTTGGAGTGAAATAAATAGCAACTCAAATGTACAGTGTGGAACTAATAACAGAGATGGAAGACATCTTAATACAGACTGTGAAATAAACAACCGATCTGCTGCTAATATAAGGACTCTAAAAATGTCTTCTGCTTTAG ACTGTCATAATAGGGAGAATGACAAACACCTCGATCTACCCCGAGGTGAAGATGATGAAGTGGAAGAAGATCGAGTTAGTGAAGATTCCATGTCTAGTCACAGAAGCAGCCTGGGTGATGTGGCTGGAGATGCCGAGTTTGAGCAGAAGATCAATAGGCTTATAGCTGCAAAACAGAAGCTTAGACAGTTACAAAACCTTGCGGCTATGGTGCAG GATGATGATCCAGAACCTCAAGGAGCAATTGCAAATGCATCTAATATTGGTGACTTGTTGGGTGAGGTGGAAGAGACAAAGCAACAACCAAACAATGTCCGAGCAAGTTCcaacaagttaaaaaaagatGTGCGACTGAATGAAAAAGCAAG AGAGAAGTTCTATGAAGCTaaacttcagcagcagcaacgGGAGCTTAAGCAGttacaagaagaaagaagaaaactgtttgaaatccaggaaaaaattcAAGTGTTACAGAAAGCTTGTCCTGACCTTCAG TTGTCAGCTGGCCTGGGTAACTGCCCAGCAAATAGACAGACTTCACAAGCAACATCAACTCCAGCCATGAATGACTGTAACACAGCTGGCAAGCCTTTATTTGAGTGTGATGAATCTGTACCAATAGGCAATGAG CAGTTATGGTCTGAGATGAGAAGACATGAGATTTTAAGAGAAGAATTGCGACAGAGAAGAAAGCAGCTTGAAGCTTTAATGGCTGAAGATCAGAGAAGGAGAGAGCTTGCAGAAACAGTATCTGCTGTTGCTGCATCTCTTAAAAGTGAAGGGTCAGAAGCTCAGTGTActccacagcagagcaggactgaAAA GACAATGGCTACCTGGGGAGGTTCTACCCAATGTGCcctagaggaagaaaatggagatGAAGACTGTTATCTCTCTGATGGAGTTGGCCAGgcagaagaagaggaagaagatgcATCAAGTTTGAATTACAGTTTCTCTGTTTATCCCAATAACAACATACCAGAAAATGCCTATTTTGttaaaggaaacaaagataG GTGGAAAAACTGCCGTCCCCTTTCAGCAGATGGAAATTATCGTCCAGTGTCTAAGGCCAGGCAACAGCAAAACATAACTATGCGGCGTCAGGAGAATTTTCGGTGGATGTCTGAGCTTTCCTATGTAGAAGAAAAGGAACAATGGCAAGAGCAGATCAATCAGTTGAAGAAACAGCATGAATTTAGTGTCAGCATTTGTCAAACTTTGATGCAGGATCAGCAG aCCCTCTCTTGCCTTCTACAGACTTTGCTCACAGGCCCCTACAGCATGATGCCAAATAATGTTGCATCTTCACAAATAAATCTTATTATGCATCAGTTAAACCAGTGTTACACTCAACTGAATTGGCAGCAGAATAATGTCCAAAG gtTGAAACAAATGTTAAGTGATCTTATGCAGCAGCAAGAACAACAGTGTCAAGAGAAACCATCAAGAAAGGAGAGAGGCAGTAGTGCACCTCCACCTCCATCTCCTGTTTTCTGTCCATTCAACTACCCTCCACAACCTGTGAACCTCTTTAGTGTTCCAGGATTTACTAATTATTCTTCCTTTGCTCCAG GTATTAACTGTAATCCAGTGTTCCCATGTGGTTTTGGAGATTTTGCACATAATGTTTCTCCACgcagcagtgagcagcaggagcaacaACATCCTCTAGATCCTAATACTGCTGGGAAAACTGAGTATATGGCATTCCCCAAACCCTTTGAAAGCAATTCCTCTAAcggaggagaaaaacaaag aaGGAATCATAGACAACCtgaagaggaaatggaaaaaagatcAACTTGGCTTGATGATAGCcaagaaatgaagaaagatgATCAGTCTCAGCTGAATGCAGGTTTTGCAGTTTCAGTACAAAACATTGCTTCTAGTCATAAAAATCAGTGTGATGTGAACCGGAGAAGAGAGTTTGATGAAGAGTCTTTGGAGAGCTTCAGTAGCATGCCTGATCCAATAGACCCAACTACTGTGACAAAGACATTTAGATCTAGAAAAGCATCAGCGCAAGCAAGCCTGGCATCAAAAGATAAAACGCCCAAATCCAAGAATAAGAGGAAGAGTTCTTCTCAGCTAAAAGgcagaattaaaaatactg GTTATGAAAGTGCAAGTGCCTCTAGTGTGTGTGAACCCAGCAAGAACAATAAAAGCAGACACTCTGATGATGTGGTTCATGCAAAGGTGTTCAGCAAAAGGAATCAGGAAcaattggaaaaaataattaaatacagtAGATCTACAGAAATGTCTTCAG CGCATGCTAGGAGAATTCTGCAGCAGTCTAACAGAAATGCATGCATTGAAGCGCCAG aaactgGTAGTGATCTTTCTATGTTTGAAGCTTTGCGAGACACAATTTATTCTGAAGTGGCAACTCTTATTTCTCAAAATGAGTCTCGTCCCCACTTTCTTATTGAACTTTTCCATGAGCTTCAGCTGCTAAATACAGATTATCTGAGGCAAAGGGCTCTATATGCTTTACAG GATATAGTGACCAGACATTTatgtgagaaaaatgaaaaaggaaagtgtGCAAAATCACTGAATTCTACAACATGGGTGGCATCAAATTCTGAACTCACTCCTAGTGAAAGCCTTGCCTCTACAGATGAT GAAACTTTTGGCAAGAACTTTTCTACAGAAGCATGTCAAGATTGTGAACAACCTGATGCAGACAATGGCAGTATTATGTCTACTTCTTCAAATTTTGAACCCTTTGCTACTGATGACCTTG GCAACACAGTGATTCACTTAGATAAAGCTTTGTCTTGGATGAGGGCATATGAGCGTATGAAAGTTGAAGCTGAAAGTACCCTTGACTCTGAGGGCTGCTCTAGTAATTTTCAGGGTGCTTCTACTGCTAAATTAGAAG GTCCAGGTACTGGTGAGTGTCAGTCTGGGCCACAGTCAGGTGATGTTTCTTCAGTTCCATGTCCTCGTATAGATACTCAGCAGCTTGACCGGCAGATTAAAGCAATTATGAAAGAGGTCATTCCTTTTCTGAAG GAACACATGGATGAAGTCTGTTCTTCTCAATTACTGACATCAGTAAGACGTATGGTCTTGACTCTTACGCAACAAAATGATGAAAGTAAAGAATTTGTGAAGTTCTTTCATAAGCAGCTTGGCAGTATACTTCAG GATTTACTGGCGAAATTTGCTGgtagaaaattaaaagattGTGGGGAGGATCTTCTTGTGGAGATCTCTGAAGTGTTATTCAATGAATTAGCCTTTTTTAAACTCATGCAAGACTTGGACAACAACAGTATTTCTGTAAAGCAGAGATGTAAACGAAAAATAGAAACCACGGAAGTAATGCAGTCTTATGCTAAAgag GCAAAAAAAGGTCTCCAGGTGGatgtttgttcttctgttgaAGATGTCGATGAGGACAAA GACAAGGATGAGACTGAAACTGCTAAACAAGTACCGGACTCAGAAGTATGTGCCTGTAACGGAGTGCCTGAAAGTATTAGATCTGATGCATCTGATcaagaggaagatgaggaaagTGAAAGCGGTCCAGTGGCAATAA GTTTATCAAAAGCAGAAACTCAAGCTCTGACTAACTATGGCAGTGGAGAAGATGAGAATGAAGATGAAGAAATAGAATTTGAGGAAGGACCTGTTGATGTGCAAACATCACTACAAGCCAGCAGtgaaacaactgaaaatgaaCAG ACTTCAAACCAAGAATTGAGTAAGGCAAAAAACAGTGAGATTTTGTCATCAGAACAAGAGCCTGTTAATGTTAAAG GTGAACAAGATGTGGCTGCAACTGTGCATCATTACCTCAGTGTTATGGAGAATACACCAGCTTTAATAGTCAATACCCCAGAATCCTTTATAACAGCCACTGTGAAAACTGAAGGATTAAGCTCATCTTTGGCAGTGAATGAAACTCAAACACCGGATACCACGTGTGCAGAAAACAAATCTGCTGCAAGTTCTGAAAGCTCCATGGCTGGCAGCCCTGATACGGAGTCACCTGTGCTAGTGAACGAATAC GAACCTGGTTCTGGAAATGTAAGTCAAAAATCTGATGAAGACGACTTTGTGAAAGTTGAAGACTTGCCCCTCAAACTTGCTGTGTATTCAGAG GCAGATATAATGAAAAAGATGGAAACAGAGGCCCAAACCAAGAGTTTGTCTGATGAATTACTGGATGGAGGTGGAGCTCAAGACCAAGAATTAGTAGGAGATGCCCAAACATTGAAAGAACCTG AAACTTTTGGAGCTCAAAATGCGTAA